The following proteins come from a genomic window of Vallitaleaceae bacterium 9-2:
- a CDS encoding phosphoribosylformylglycinamidine synthase: MAIKRIFVEKKVGFDVEAKQLHADLTENLNLKNITNVRILHRYDTDHLSEAIYQRSIDTIYSEPTVDDVYIENYALQEDEVAFGIEYLPGQYDQRSDSLVQCIQLIESDANPIVSVAKIIVLSGNIPTKDLERIKKYCINPVDSREADLDKPTTLELDYEVPHAVEQVEGFIDLDEKGIDKLWDNLGLAMTNKDLLHTQNYFRCVEKRNPTITEIRALDTYWSDHCRHTTFLTQLKDIEFDENAGIEPIKKTYDQYLTDREAIYGERLNEKPICLMDIALMAMKKMRREGHLDDLEVSDEINACSIMVDVDVDGKNEEWLVMFKNETHNHPTEIEPFGGAATCLGGAIRDPLSGRSYVYQAMRVTGAADPRVAISQTMEGKLPQRKIVTKSAHGYSSYGNQIGLATGLVREIYHPNYVAKRMEIGAVIAAAPKKNVIRETSDPGDYIILLGGRTGRDGCGGATGSSKEHTAESIHTCGAEVQKGNPPTERKIQRLFRNETVSQMIKKCNDFGAGGISVAIGELADGLIIDLDVVPKKYDGLDGTELAISESQERMAVVIDPKDKQKFIELVEKENLEATHVATVTEEKRLIMTWKGQEIVNIRRDFLDTNGALVEMKAYVSAPDAQSYFEQEREQVKTLTQQQGYKESFVRAVADLNSCSQKGLIEHFDSSIGAGSVFMPFGGKYQTTPMEAMVAKIPVLHGETTTGTVMSYGYNPYLSSWSPYHGAVYAVVDSIAKGVAVGADYKKMRFTFQEYFKRLGNDPKRWGEPLSALLGAYYIQEQLKLASIGGKDSMSGTFHDIDVPATLVSFAVDVVDVTTVVSNEFKAGDHDVVMVELPRDAHDLPVIDVLKSNYTWIFDAINSGTILSANSVGQFGAAEAVVKMGFGNRIGFTFEALEDEKIFASSYGSIILELKNPMSDYKLPSTAIKLGRTSVLPKITYKQTSIPIDELQGHWEEVLEDVFPTVEDSQGKTSDQLTSASSIYICKHKVAKPKVFVPVFPGTNCEYDTRRAFEKAGADVEEVVFRNLTPSMVKQSVQEFVQAIRSSQMIMIPGGFSAGDEPDGSGKFIATVFRNEAVSEAVMDLLNQRDGLMLGICNGFQALIKLGLVPYGDIRELTADAPTLTYNTIGRHISKMARTKIMSNQSPWLQNVTPGDIHHIPLSHGEGRFVASDAVIKELFQNGQVVTTYVNEEGQATMNPIDNPNGSMYAIEGIMSLDGRVLGKMGHSERIGQHVAKNIYGKQDQQLFKSGVQYFL; encoded by the coding sequence GAATATTTACCTGGGCAATATGATCAACGAAGCGATTCCTTAGTGCAGTGTATTCAACTTATTGAGAGTGATGCAAATCCGATTGTCAGTGTGGCAAAAATAATCGTATTATCAGGCAATATACCTACAAAGGATTTGGAACGTATAAAAAAATATTGCATTAATCCAGTGGATTCACGTGAAGCAGACTTAGATAAACCGACAACATTGGAATTAGATTATGAGGTTCCTCATGCAGTGGAACAGGTTGAAGGATTTATTGACTTAGATGAAAAAGGCATTGATAAATTATGGGATAATCTTGGATTAGCCATGACAAACAAAGATTTGTTACACACGCAAAATTATTTTAGATGTGTTGAAAAAAGAAATCCGACAATTACAGAAATTCGTGCTTTAGATACATATTGGTCAGATCATTGCCGTCATACAACGTTTTTAACCCAATTAAAAGATATCGAATTTGATGAAAATGCAGGTATAGAACCGATCAAAAAAACATATGACCAATATTTGACGGATCGGGAAGCGATATATGGAGAACGGTTAAATGAAAAACCCATATGTCTCATGGATATCGCCTTAATGGCGATGAAAAAAATGCGTAGAGAAGGTCATCTTGATGACTTGGAAGTATCTGATGAGATTAACGCATGTAGTATAATGGTGGATGTGGATGTTGACGGAAAGAACGAAGAGTGGTTGGTGATGTTCAAAAATGAAACACACAACCATCCAACAGAAATCGAACCTTTTGGTGGAGCTGCAACTTGTCTAGGTGGGGCGATTCGCGACCCGTTATCTGGACGTTCATATGTATATCAAGCCATGCGTGTGACAGGGGCCGCTGATCCAAGGGTGGCGATTAGTCAGACGATGGAAGGAAAATTACCACAACGCAAAATCGTAACAAAAAGTGCGCATGGATACAGTTCATATGGAAACCAAATTGGATTGGCGACCGGATTGGTTCGTGAAATTTATCATCCAAATTATGTGGCAAAACGTATGGAAATAGGTGCGGTTATTGCAGCAGCACCTAAGAAAAACGTTATTCGTGAAACCTCTGATCCAGGCGATTATATTATCTTACTTGGTGGTCGCACAGGACGTGATGGTTGTGGAGGTGCGACAGGCTCATCTAAGGAGCATACAGCAGAATCAATCCACACATGTGGTGCAGAAGTACAAAAAGGTAATCCGCCAACCGAACGAAAAATACAGCGATTATTTAGAAATGAAACCGTAAGTCAAATGATAAAAAAATGTAATGATTTTGGTGCAGGTGGTATTTCTGTGGCTATTGGTGAACTCGCCGATGGACTTATTATTGATTTGGATGTTGTCCCCAAAAAATATGATGGCTTAGACGGAACAGAACTGGCAATCTCTGAATCCCAAGAGCGTATGGCGGTGGTGATTGATCCTAAAGATAAGCAAAAATTTATTGAACTTGTTGAAAAAGAAAATTTAGAAGCAACGCATGTGGCAACGGTTACCGAAGAAAAACGTTTGATTATGACATGGAAAGGTCAAGAGATTGTCAATATTCGTAGAGATTTTCTCGATACAAACGGAGCTTTAGTTGAGATGAAAGCCTATGTATCAGCACCAGATGCCCAAAGCTATTTTGAACAAGAACGTGAACAGGTTAAAACGCTTACTCAGCAACAAGGGTATAAGGAAAGTTTTGTTCGTGCGGTAGCAGATTTAAATAGTTGCTCTCAAAAAGGGTTAATAGAACACTTTGACTCATCAATTGGTGCAGGGTCTGTATTTATGCCTTTTGGTGGGAAATATCAAACAACCCCTATGGAAGCCATGGTTGCAAAAATTCCAGTGCTTCATGGAGAAACCACAACAGGAACGGTGATGAGTTATGGCTACAATCCATATTTGTCTAGCTGGAGCCCATATCATGGAGCGGTTTATGCAGTGGTTGATTCCATCGCAAAAGGCGTGGCTGTAGGGGCAGATTATAAAAAGATGCGCTTTACATTCCAAGAATACTTTAAGCGATTAGGTAACGACCCTAAGCGATGGGGAGAGCCATTATCTGCATTACTGGGAGCATATTATATTCAAGAACAACTAAAACTTGCATCTATTGGCGGCAAGGACTCTATGTCAGGAACATTCCATGATATTGATGTTCCGGCGACTTTGGTTTCTTTTGCAGTGGATGTTGTGGATGTAACAACAGTTGTCTCTAATGAGTTTAAAGCGGGCGATCATGATGTTGTTATGGTTGAATTACCAAGAGATGCCCATGACCTTCCGGTCATTGATGTATTAAAATCTAATTATACATGGATTTTTGATGCGATTAATAGCGGAACAATATTATCTGCAAATAGTGTAGGTCAGTTTGGAGCCGCAGAAGCAGTCGTGAAAATGGGATTTGGTAACCGAATAGGTTTTACCTTTGAAGCCCTTGAGGATGAGAAAATATTTGCCTCTTCTTATGGCTCCATTATACTAGAACTTAAAAATCCAATGAGTGATTATAAGCTTCCAAGTACAGCAATAAAATTAGGGCGTACATCCGTACTGCCTAAGATTACATATAAGCAAACAAGTATACCTATTGATGAATTGCAAGGGCATTGGGAAGAAGTTCTTGAAGATGTATTTCCGACAGTTGAAGACAGCCAAGGTAAGACTTCTGATCAGTTGACATCGGCTTCCTCAATATATATATGCAAACATAAAGTAGCAAAACCTAAAGTTTTTGTTCCGGTTTTTCCAGGAACTAACTGTGAATATGACACACGTAGAGCTTTTGAAAAAGCAGGGGCAGATGTTGAAGAAGTTGTTTTTAGAAACTTGACGCCATCGATGGTAAAGCAATCAGTTCAAGAGTTTGTTCAAGCGATTCGATCGAGTCAGATGATCATGATTCCAGGTGGATTTAGTGCGGGAGACGAGCCGGATGGTTCAGGGAAGTTTATTGCAACAGTCTTTAGAAACGAAGCGGTTTCAGAAGCGGTAATGGACTTGCTTAATCAACGTGATGGTCTAATGCTAGGTATTTGTAACGGCTTCCAAGCACTTATAAAGTTAGGCTTAGTTCCGTATGGTGACATTCGAGAGTTGACGGCGGATGCGCCAACATTAACCTATAATACTATCGGACGACATATATCCAAGATGGCAAGGACTAAAATCATGTCCAATCAATCACCTTGGTTGCAAAATGTTACTCCGGGAGATATTCATCATATTCCCTTATCTCATGGGGAAGGTAGATTTGTAGCCAGCGATGCCGTCATTAAGGAACTTTTCCAAAATGGTCAGGTGGTTACAACTTACGTCAATGAAGAAGGACAAGCAACGATGAACCCTATAGATAATCCAAATGGTTCAATGTATGCGATTGAAGGAATAATGAGTTTAGACGGGCGTGTCTTAGGAAAAATGGGACATTCTGAACGTATTGGTCAACATGTTGCCAAAAATATTTATGGAAAACAAGATCAACAACTCTTTAAGTCAGGCGTACAGTATTTTCTATAA